In Portunus trituberculatus isolate SZX2019 chromosome 44, ASM1759143v1, whole genome shotgun sequence, a single window of DNA contains:
- the LOC123519000 gene encoding cuticle protein AMP1A-like, which translates to MPISVAGISRPLRRYSYKDWHMDLQSSQAPPGNMKFVIIAALAAVAFAAPDRPYSYASVGSSEEAEILQHDFDLQDDGRYNLEVRTSNGISVSQHGSPDGPEGAVVKSGVFSYTAPDGTPVEVKFVADAGGYQPDSDLLPVAPEFPHPIPDFVLAQIAKAAEEDRNRSPEDRYTYA; encoded by the exons ATGCCAATATCAGTAGCTGGCATCTCACGGCCACTCCGCAGGTACTCCTATAAAGACTGGCACATGGACCTCCAGTCGTCACAAGCTCCACCAGGCAACATGAAATTC GTGATCATCGCCGCCCTCGCCGCCGTGGCCTTCGCCGCCCCCGACAGACCCTACAGCTATGCCTCTGTGGGATCCAGCGAGGAGGCAGAGATCCTGCAGCACGACTTCGATCTCCAGGACGACGGCAGGTACAACCTGGAGGTGAGGACCAGCAACGGCATCTCTGTGTCCCAGCACGGAAGCCCAGACGGCCCCGAGGGCGCCGTGGTCAAGAGTGGAGTGTTCTC CTACACCGCCCCTGACGGCACCCCCGTTGAGGTGAAGTTCGTCGCTGACGCCGGCGGCTACCAGCCGGACTCTGACTTGCTGCCCGTGGCCCCCGAgttcccccaccccatccccgaTTTCGTGCTGGCCCAGATTGCTAAGGCGGCCGAGGAGGACCGAAACCGCTCTCCCGAGGACAGATACACCTATGCCTAA